A single genomic interval of Alteromonas sp. BL110 harbors:
- a CDS encoding aminotransferase class I/II-fold pyridoxal phosphate-dependent enzyme, whose product MPHKNVWQAPAHLKLDETRLKYSAILRRFYSIGGNQASVRALQQEPIAMWIADMDIPPCDNIISAVTQNLRSTYGYQSLDIGEAVAKRFERSAPRYSRFEVSSSDVVDVASVIGAIDVALRTFCKAGQKVMVLTPTYSPITETVENNDLKPVYIPVGQSAYTIEEKFTDVASSHTCNHQSINNSFTDIALNALDKSAAAFVICHPNNPTGTVLSARAQRKIVDFCANHNILLITDEVHSEFAFNSHNEPTLIPIFGCELDRAGLNEEEINKRDKPIGKNIVPAPRSIHINSASKAFNLASIPGASYAIVKDKKTRERFAQAISERHLNASNLGKVALIAAYEKGSTWLDGVKGALAFNRKLVVRFFKHYGINVNYTMGSAGYFLWLDLATFPSNISQPMVSVSTEKDSLGKESDQILRYSPVASVEQCIERGVVGNDGAPFGAPNHIRLNLACHPAVIETALQRLCFMS is encoded by the coding sequence ATGCCTCACAAAAATGTGTGGCAGGCTCCTGCTCACCTAAAACTCGATGAAACCCGACTTAAGTATTCAGCTATATTGCGTCGCTTTTATAGCATAGGGGGCAATCAGGCATCGGTTAGAGCTTTGCAGCAAGAACCTATTGCAATGTGGATAGCCGACATGGATATACCCCCTTGCGATAACATTATAAGTGCAGTTACACAAAATCTTCGCTCAACATACGGATATCAGTCTCTTGATATTGGTGAGGCAGTAGCCAAACGTTTTGAACGTAGTGCGCCACGATATAGCAGGTTTGAAGTTAGCAGTAGTGATGTGGTCGATGTAGCCAGTGTAATTGGCGCAATAGATGTCGCGCTTCGTACATTCTGTAAAGCCGGACAAAAGGTGATGGTTTTAACGCCTACTTATTCGCCTATAACCGAAACGGTGGAAAACAACGATTTAAAACCTGTATATATACCTGTAGGGCAGTCAGCCTATACCATTGAAGAAAAATTTACTGATGTAGCTTCGTCACACACTTGTAATCATCAAAGTATTAATAATTCGTTTACCGACATAGCTCTTAACGCTTTAGACAAATCTGCCGCAGCATTTGTAATCTGCCATCCAAATAATCCTACTGGCACCGTATTGAGCGCTAGAGCACAGCGTAAGATTGTGGATTTCTGCGCTAACCACAATATTTTATTGATCACTGATGAAGTACACAGTGAATTTGCCTTCAACTCACACAACGAACCGACCCTTATTCCTATCTTTGGCTGTGAACTTGATAGGGCAGGTTTAAATGAAGAGGAAATAAATAAGCGAGATAAACCAATAGGTAAAAATATTGTGCCTGCGCCTCGGAGCATTCACATTAATAGCGCCTCTAAAGCTTTTAACCTAGCGAGTATTCCCGGTGCGTCGTATGCAATTGTAAAAGACAAAAAGACACGAGAAAGGTTTGCCCAAGCTATTAGCGAACGGCACCTTAATGCGAGCAACTTGGGCAAAGTTGCACTTATTGCTGCCTATGAAAAAGGCAGTACATGGTTAGATGGGGTTAAAGGTGCGTTAGCCTTCAATAGAAAGCTCGTTGTGCGTTTCTTCAAGCACTACGGCATCAATGTAAATTATACAATGGGAAGCGCTGGCTACTTTCTTTGGCTAGATCTCGCCACATTTCCCTCGAACATTTCGCAACCAATGGTTTCTGTGTCGACTGAAAAAGACTCATTAGGAAAGGAGTCTGATCAAATTCTTCGTTATTCACCTGTTGCAAGTGTAGAGCAGTGTATAGAGCGGGGCGTAGTAGGTAACGACGGAGCACCCTTCGGTGCGCCGAATCATATAAGGCTTAATTTGGCCTGTCATCCAGCGGTTATCGAGACCGCTCTGCAGCGTTTGTGTTTCATGTCGTAG